CATTCTTGCGTTTGTCGAAGAACCACACTGTGGCAGGCAGGGTCACGGTGTAGAAGAGGTTGCTGCTGGTGGCCAGCATGATGTCGACGCTGCCGGACTCAATGAGTTTCTGGCGGATGTCCTGTTCGGTGCCTCGGGCGTCGCTGGCGCTGTTGGCCATGACGACCCCGGCGCGGCCTCGGTCATTCAGGCTGCTGTGGATGTACTGCATCCACAGGTAGTTGGCGTTGTCGGACTTGGGGATGCCGAAAGGCAGTCGGGGGTCGGTGCCGATGCGTTCCTTGTCGACGCCGCTGACGTTGAAAGGGGGGTTGGCGAGGGCGAAGTCGAACTTGCCTTTGATGGTGTGCGGATCTTCGTAGAAGGTATTGGCCTGCCGGATGTCGCCGCTGAGTCCGTGAACGGCGAGGTTCATGCGGGCCAGTTTGACGGTCTCGGCAGTTTTCTCCTGGCCGTACACGCTGATTTCCGTGGTGGGGTTGCGGCGGTGCTCTTCGATGAAGCGTGCGCTCTGTACGAACATCCCGCCTGAGCCGCAGGCAGGATCGTAGATGCGGCCGTGGAAGGGTTCCATGATCTCGACCATCAGTTTGACGAGGCTGGTGGGGGTGTAGAATTCGCCGCCTTTGCCGCCTTCGTCGCGGGCGAACTTGCCGAGGAAGTACTCGTAGATCTTGCCGAAGGCGTCGCCTTCGAGGTCGTGCATGATTTCGCTGAAGTTGAATGCTTTCAGCAGTGAGGCGAGGATGGTGTTGTCGAGGCGGTTGTACAGCTTGGGCAGGACGCCGCGCAGGTCCTCGTTGTCGTCCTCGATGGCGCGCATGGCGTCGTTGACGGCCTGGCCGAGGTTGGTGCCTTCGGGCAGGTTCAGCAGGTAGGAGTACCGGGCGTTGTCGGGAACGTACAGGACGCCGGCCGCCTGGTAGTCGTCTTTGGTGGTGCCGCTGCGGCGACTGGCGGCCGTCAGGGTGGGTTGTGCGGCGGTGAAGCGGTAGTCGGCGTAGGCCAGGAAGATCAGCCCGAGTACGGGGGTGCTGTACTCGTGGCTGCGGAGTTTGCTGTTGGCGCGGAGGTTGTCGGCGGCGGCCCAGAGGCGGCGTTCGATTTCGGTGGTGTTGGCGGGCATGTGGTTGACCTCCTGGAGTCGTGTGGGCTCAGGATAGAGGGCTGGGGTGTCATCTGCCGTCGCAGGTGCGGTGGGCTGGCCGCGACATGGATTGGTGTGTGAGCGGTCAGGGGGTGTGAAGCTGCGGGAGTGCGCCGCAGGGGTGAGGTCTGTTCCTCACATGGCTCTTGGCGTGCGGTGGATGTCACTCCGCCCTGTGTGGCAGGAAAGGACAGGGGAGGCCCCAGCACGCTTTGCTGGGAACCTCCCTGGGTTGTTCTGTTCAGTCAGGCTGACAGTGGAACGGTGAGGCGTTGACTGGCGAGAGCACTGTGGGCGGCTGCTACTGCGGGTGTATAGGGCAACCTCTGCAGGTCTTCCAGCAGCTCTCTTAAGGTGGGGCGAGCTTTGGAAGACCAGCGGAGGTTGAGTCGCCCGGTGTGACCTCTGATGTGGGCGTTGTGGAGCTGTGCCAGTAGGGACTTCAGGCGTCCCTGGCTTTTCAGGGCGGCGCTGGGGACGCACTCTGGGGGGAGCTTGGCCCACAGCTGCGTTCGGCGTTTGTTGTTCAGCAGGGCGTGCGTATCGGGGTTCTCCGTTGTGGAGAGGAGAAGCTTGTGCAGTTCCCCTTC
The sequence above is a segment of the Deinococcus depolymerans genome. Coding sequences within it:
- a CDS encoding class I SAM-dependent DNA methyltransferase produces the protein MPANTTEIERRLWAAADNLRANSKLRSHEYSTPVLGLIFLAYADYRFTAAQPTLTAASRRSGTTKDDYQAAGVLYVPDNARYSYLLNLPEGTNLGQAVNDAMRAIEDDNEDLRGVLPKLYNRLDNTILASLLKAFNFSEIMHDLEGDAFGKIYEYFLGKFARDEGGKGGEFYTPTSLVKLMVEIMEPFHGRIYDPACGSGGMFVQSARFIEEHRRNPTTEISVYGQEKTAETVKLARMNLAVHGLSGDIRQANTFYEDPHTIKGKFDFALANPPFNVSGVDKERIGTDPRLPFGIPKSDNANYLWMQYIHSSLNDRGRAGVVMANSASDARGTEQDIRQKLIESGSVDIMLATSSNLFYTVTLPATVWFFDKRKNGTPREDQVLFIDARKIYTQITRAIRELSDEQVEFIANIANLYRGEEPEFIHSTREQFEETFPDLTYRDVPGLCKIATRSEIAAQSWSLNPGRYVGVTARAADDFDFTVRLSELNEELETLTAEAHKLELRISENVQTLMGEVRREIVDEAALA